The window GTGTATAGTGAACTTGTTGATTCCCTTGCGATTCAATCTCATGCCTCTTAGGATTCAACTCGAGCTCACATGTCAAATAAAAGATATTCAGGCTTTTAAATTTCGACCTTAGATGAGGAATTCGGTTGTTctatatttcattttactttttgtagatgtaattttgaaaaacaagtcATTAGATAAATAACAGTTCTATTGTTCAGCAgcccaagaagaaaaaagataggTATTACCAAAATGTAAGACAAaagtagttgaaaaaaaaatagcagcccggatcctcacatattgtaatgTGCCAGGCTGTCTTTATGTCGCCTTTAGAGTTTCAAACTTATTTAGCCTGATCAAGACTACTCAACAATTCTAGGGGGGAAAAAATTCTTTGCCATTCAGATTCAGTGACCAGGATGCAGAATTGCTTCGTAAAATACTCACATAACAAATATTTGAGGATAACCtgacatatattttttcctaATTACTGACACGGAGCTTTATAAAATAGGATACCAAGATTCAACTCTCCTTAAGTTCAATTGACTTATTCTATACTACCACAGGATGGTTAAAAAAGAAACCATTGGATATCATTTGTTGAGGCTTTcgacaatttatatatatgttctgTCTGTCTATGAAATTAATGaatttgctaaatttttttatcgcAGGAGCTTTGGAAAGTGCAAATTAGTAATTTGTCTGGAAAGTAGAGATGTATAGTTCTCATTTCACGTTGCAGCCATGCTTTTGTTGTTTCCTGTtcattctttctcttttttcacgTGTAGCTTTCTCTTGGGAAGTTCtctaattttaaatcttttcacTTTAACATTACCATTCTGGGAATTTCAAGTTCATACTATTGGaatgcttttcttttatttcaagggATTAGTTTCTCCATCCTTGTGCGCCGATGCATGGGGATCTTATGTGTGCAGTTGTACACCATGCAATTTGATACAAGTTCTGTTTTTGAGAAATGCACTATCATACATGTATGATATGTGTGCATATATATATGGGCGGATGTTGCATAAGCTGTGTGTGCTCCTTGCATGAAGGATTCTACTTGGACATGCATCTTAATCACTTGCTCTTGTGTTGTTGATCAAGCCCTGCTTTTCCCAGGCTTGTATTCAGGTGAGATGCATGCAGATTTAATAGTGTTCGCTAATTTGGTTTTGGTATTTATGGCTTTGGTAAGCATAGCTTGCAATTTCTGTGTCGTTTTCTAGAATTATTCAAAGACAACGGAATTGAATGGAAGGAACAAAAGCAAAATGATGGAGTTCTTTTtctatgggaaaaaaaaaaagatttctctTTTTAATGAGATGAAATGCAATGTGCTTGGTGCTTACAATTAAAACCTGAAATATTGTAACTAAAGTTACCCAATACCCTATAAATCCATGATCAAAAACAAGGGAGGGAGAAAAATTTAACTTCAaaaagattaatatatataataattgtaGAGTAAATGTTGCTGCCCAGGATCGAACTGGGGACCTTTAGTGTGTAAGACTAACGTGATAACCACTACACCACAGCAACATGGATGATCATATTTGAGGTATAATTAACCAAAACAAAAGTCTTGTAAAGGACTGTGGGCGTTTCATTATGGGCCCATGGATAGGCACCTCCTATGGTCGCATATGGTTATGGTTAATCATTGATAAagagacaaatataaaaataatagaagtaTATTTGGTTGGgagaataaaaacaaagatataaaaatttaaaataaatttttattattctaaaatataaagaataaggGAATATGTTTTATTGTCgtatttatctttgtttttatccTTTGATTCAATAATCAAACACTATCTCCATCACGTCAATTTCAATACTCCTCcccattttgttttattggaaTTAGATTGAATTCAATGGATGAGAAATCTTATTCATAGACCTCTTTAAGGAAGGTGTAAGATGTGATCCACATGAAtgagataattatttattaaatggtTTAGTAATTATTAATGCTAAAACCTTATTGGTAGTTAATAACTGCACACTTGATGAATATGTAATATAAAGAGTCTATTTATAAAACTTGTCCTCTCTTTACCTCATTAGTGtatgcttttttcttatcaaattaattcaagATTCCACTTTCTCAAAAGAGATTGCTATGGTTCAAGATATGCTttcttcaaatatttatttgaatgtGAAAATTATGGAGTTCTAAgatcatttgatttttcagGTTTATAGTTAGAGAATTGCTTATATGTTTAGGAActcatggttttttatttaaacctatattttaatgagggattttattttattgttctgttgcatattatgataatttttgttatgaatGATCAATAAAATGTTATTATGTATATTTACATGATTgatgatgaattaaaaaaataaaaaaaagaaaagaattgggTTAAATCATCAAATAAACAATCCAGATTATGAGAACAAGATAATCTcatataatacaaaataaaaaaaatatatttaaaactcaacctcaaGTCAATCAagtgttaaaggatgaaattaaaaaaaaaaaaaacttgacccGTGTCATCCCATTAAACACATAACCCAAAATATATGGCTGAGATAAtgtcctagaaaaaaaaaaacaaaacaaaattacgaAGTCTAATCTCGACTATtgaatattgaaggatgaaattgaaaaaaaaaatcaattttaaaaaagaatataaaaaaaaatcaaagtcaacTAAAGCTAACCTTCTAAATCCATAACCGTAATCATAAGGCtataattactaaataaaagCAAGATTATCAATTTCGTTTCATTCCACTCAGAATGACGAATATATctcatataatttcaaatagacttatatatgatttttttttatttttttattatttaaattgtcaTTGAactaatgaattaaaattttgatttttttaacctattacctttttaaattttaaaaaatttcgtAGCCTGCGGAAAATCAcgggaaatatatatatatagaacggAACTTCATTTGCAAATAACATCAAACCGTAATTGAGAACCAAAACGGAAGTTCCTTTCTGATAATGAGAAGAAGTTGTTTTTTCACGCATAGATTAAACACAGCCACATATGTAGCATCTTGGTTATGCTGTGCTGGCAAAGACACGTGTATCCTGGCAACATTTGAGGAGTGGGGTGGGGCACGCCAGgctacttttcttttattttcttctatttcctCCCTTTTTTTGTGCCGTTAGAATTTGCTTTTCGCCTCTTCCTCAGAGAAGCAGCAAGCAAGTAGAAGAAATATAGTTCAagtaaactattttattttcaagtaattaGCCAGACATTTCTTTGCACGTGTAACAAGAAGAGCCATGTATAATTTGTATAACAAGAGTAGCCTTACATATTTTGTGGTGTGACGTGTGAAGACACGTGCTTGGCGTTGTACAACCACCATATCATTGCgttacattacaaaaaaaaaaaaaaaccaccatgaTCATACGAAATTTCTTTAACGagcatcttgaaatttttttaatatttttttttattttcatcttgtttttttattataaaatatttaattgaggcacaattttatattttaataaatattaaatataataaaaaaactggaAATATTCGCACATTTCATGTGGTGCATAAAATGTAATCTGGTGGCCAAACACTAATTTTTGCGAAGATATTGGAAGCACCACAACACCTTTTTTCAAGGGCATCAATGTGTGTAGTGGTTTAGGCgatgataaaattttttttttcctctctttaaCTTGAATTTCGCACTGACTGCTTCAAATTTTAGAGTTGTCTTTTCATTTACTGTTATTTCAACTTTGATtatcgttgttttgatttttaatttttgctctTAACCcttttatcaaatttcaatttcatctttggaTACATAattgtgattattattttttcaaatttgatccctatttttttatttttattcttctatgaatttaatttttcttttcaatttatcctttaaattcaaagttttaatttttcctcccatttatttcttatttcacatttgatcttcattctcttaattgctattttttaatccttCTGTATAATtgagttttcctttttaattttatcttttaacatttgatttgttaaaagTTAGGCTTCGTAGTTTTTTTCAACTGAGATGCTTCTAGTTCAGTGACTTagatcatgagtttgaaaagttaacatgattttacatcatttttttcacttattttttttcatttaacgttgtttattttgaaaaacaggCTTTATGATTTTCTTCAGCTTTCTTTCAATCAGGTTATCTCTATCTCATGACATGAACAACAAGTTTGACCGGTTAACTCGACCattttttaggatatttttccatatattttcttggttttgtccTTCAAAGTTGGGTTAagctttgtcatttttttttattttgtcttctaTTAAGTTATCTTGTTCATATTTGCAAGGTTTGACGAACTTAACCAGGTTTGCAGGTGtctttttacttctttttgttgacttatttttttcaattccagcCTTCTATATTTGAATTGTTGGGGATgaactatcattttttttaatttgctttttatagtgTTTGCTCGACCTCAAGAATTTGAATTGCGAGTTTTTGATGCTAGCTCGAGTGATGTGAGACGCTTTATTCTgccatttaaattttgttttcaattttattttataattttagattatctTGGAATtcaacttcatgattttttcttatttgacaaatgatctttttcttttggttattgttattatcttttcttttaagattcGATTCTTTTATTATCGTTGCTTTATCTATTACATAATTGAATGAACATGGAtttgtttcttctttaaaaCATGCTTGCGGTGTCCAAGCATCAGATTTTTACATTATAGAGAACTCTACCCCGTTAGCGGCAAAGTGCGTACCACCTATCTAATTAAAGCCAACCCCAATCTCTTAACTATACTACATGTCCTGTGTTTTTCACCAAGAAGGAAAGACCCCACCCACTATTGAAAAAGTATATATACGAGCAAGCTTGGTTAGCTACATCTGCTCAATAAATTATGGCAAGATCATGTGTGATCCAGCCTGATTTGCTTGCTCAATGAGTGGATTAAACGCCTATTTTATTACTCTTAAGCACTAATCAATACTCCTACTATTGAAGACTAACAAGACAATGCCAGTTTTAGTCATTGGAAATACCGACAGGACAAGTCAGAGGCAGCCTGCAGCTCCCACAAGGAATCTGTATTCTACTACAAGATTATCAGCAGAATGCTATGTGTTGTCAAGTGATATGACTAATGATGGATTAGTAGAGTTCTGCATTGgcagttaattaatttaatttaattccgTAATACAAATTCGAAAAGCGTGAAGTTTGATGTCATATTACTTTTAAGATTGCTAATTATCACATGTGTGTGTACTCACTACTAACTAATAAATGTATTGAAAgataattcaattataattttctttttaattttataacaattaaagttcgtttgtatgttttaaaaatcaaatatgttataaatcatcatatttgatttaaaattatttatatcttgaaattaaaaatatatataatttaataaaaattcatattcattcatttataaacaattgaaaaaatctattaaacattaaaaattctGTACCATAAAATGGTTGGATATTGCATCGaaagcattttatatataaaaggattttttttatattttttgtaagtgaggtcaaataatttatttattgaggaGTCAATACATATAGAAAGATGTGCAAAAAAGACATTAATGCTGTGGACCCTCTTTTTTGATAATCATCGAGAGCATATTGCTGTCGACCCTCTATTCCAGCGATCAAATTGTAGTGgactggtggtggtggtggatgcATGTTTTGGCGACCACTTCAAGTTATTATAAATACTTTATTAGTTACGAGAAAATAAGGGTAATTAAGAGcttctgacaaaaaaaaaaaaaaaaaaaaaacaagaagaagaacaaaCTAGTGTACAGCTACAATCAGAAGCATGCGAATTCTCTCAGTAATATTCTTGTAAAGCCCATCGGGTTGACCGGGTCAGGTGCTaggatgatttattttattttttttatgatcaaaataatattaatttaattaaattattttaataaaaatcaaagaattaagAGTAAAGTTATGACTAAGTCAAGTTGGCATGGTCAATGGaccaacttagatttttttttttagtttaacatgggtgttcgggtcagtttgtgtgcacctcgactaattccataagccctgaagttaacgatcatgtaagtttccagtggccatcatatgagcaaccacagggctcgaacctgagactacagaggaagcaaacctcttgatctcAAACTCTTACTACTGGATTACCACGTAGATGATTACCTACCTAGATACTTAATTGACcaagtcaagttttttttatttttctattctttttaacCGTTAACCGGATCAATTCATATTTTAGGTTAGGCAAATCCTAGATCAACCCGTTAATTAGACCTATACAGGTTTTACAACTctgttaatatttttactaaacATAACATTTTCACTTTATTTCTAATAACTTCacttaaaatattcaaaataatgagTCGTGGTGGTCAATTACTAAGAAACACTCATCCAGGTTTTGCAACTCTAATAGTATTTTACTAAACATAATTTCACTTTATTTCTCGCAACTTCACCTAAAACATTGAAATTAATGAGTTGTATTGGTTAATTACTAAGAATTCACTAACACCTCTCCTAGTTACTACggttcataaaaataaaaagtaaatacacTTATTATACATAATTATATACGGTAAGAGGATAGTGGATTCGAGTATCGACATGATTATACTGTAGCACAACATACAACATAACTATATACGATAATAGTGTTGTAAGTCTCTTTCGAACACTTTGATCAtgtgctttttattattttgtagtaTGTTCATCACTATTTAAAATGGTTGATTTAAAATCTTGATTGGTCCAGGTTAAAGGaaaaataggataaaaaaattaactaagcCTAATCTAAATAAAAACCCGAGATCCGGTCGACCTGAAGTAAAACTTGGCCAAAACCCACTAGTGCTAATCAATCTCATTTCATTCAATCTCTTCATTatctttccttcctttttcatGAAtccataattttctttttctttatcgaCATGGTTCTGCAGTGGGTATGCTATTCAAGATTTGATCCTTAAGTTGTTGATTGTGATAATTTAACCCAtgattttaatcttatttttttaggttattatgttttaataaaaaaaaactttatttttttcatgttatagtCGTTGAGTTTGAGAGAGACAAGAGAAAGTCATTAGAAAACAATAATGAACAGAAAGTTATTAATCGGCTAAAttctaacaacaaaaaaactgaTCTTAATCTCTAAGATActtattaggtgtttttagtttaaaagagggttgaaaatgaatttattaatttataaaaagaatgtttttgattatatattaaattaatttattttatgaaatcttATATCAACtatttatccttttaaattttcacaagtttataaAATCTTCTTTACTAGCTTTTAAACGAATTTGCTTATAAGTTTAAGCCGACTCATGAACCTTAAGAAGCCTAATTGAGTACTCTGCTCATAAACTTTAATGAGCCAAGTATAGCTAAGCTCAAATtcgatttatttatataaagagCTTTAAAAATAAGCTTGCATAAGCTCATCATTTGTTAACAAATAAGTTTGAATCAAGCTCTTAGCGAGTGGAGCTTCAAGCTACTTACGAGTGGCTCGGCTCCTTTGAGCCTTATCATTAGGCAACATGTTAAGTAAGTAGTGTTGGTTGGATAGGGTAGTCTTTGAGTGGTGATGGCGGGATGGTTGGCACCGAGTAGCCGTTCTAGGTTGCAATTATTCCATGATAGTCTCCTATAAGATTAATTAATGACCACCTAGCTAGAGAATTAGAGTGTTTGTTGCTTTTGTGATTGATCACATgcattaattgtatttttaccTAATTGAGTTGGCTTGGGCTTTGAAATCTTCATCGAGTTGTTAGAGCTCTTCGAGgatataatatcatattaaattttatagttgagTTTTATGGTAAGTGATCCATTCAAcgtcttttattttaatttatacattcaataaagagtaattaaaatcataaaaccaaACTACAACCAACAATTCCTcttatttcttttgctttattgcaactttttttttataaagaaatgcACGTATTCGGAGAACCTAATCCACGAGCTATGGTTGTGGTACTGGACCTACTGGTGGTATGCCGAACCGTGGCCATGTCCATCCATGTCTCTCTCTCTTGAGTGCTGCACATAGCTATCCCACTTGGAAACAacccaaaaattttattttaaagattgtaaacaaaaagaaaaaaaaaaaagagagagaggataaAGATGCCTCCCATCACTCACTTTTCGTGAATGAAAGGCAACCATGAACACTAACCGCTTACTCACTCAAAGTATtcattcttcaaaattaaactTAGTTAATGCTAACACTTGAAGCTAAACAGGAAAGAATTGAAAGAATTTGGATAGTAATGAATTATAGTAAAGTATATAGgaatggtaaaaataaaataattcacatGATTGATCCCTGTGgatctttttagtatttttctagTAATGGCAATCCACCAAGGCTGTGGCGGAGAACACTAGTGCTTGCCGGGTTGACGTGAATTGGAAATTGGATTCACGAAGGTGATGATCATCCTCGGGAGCTGGTAGATTAAGATCCAaggccaaaatattttttggcttGATCTGATGATGATCACCATGAATATTAGACTCAGCTGTAGCACTGGATGAATCAGTAGTGATCATGCCCGCCTGGTTGCCTGTGTTAGCCCTGTGCCTTCTCATGTGACCGCCAAGAGCTTGGCCAGACATGAACTCCGAGCCACAAATTGAGCACTCATGAGTCTTAGCCTTGTTACCCTGAAAACCCTTGTTGACGTTATTGTTGTTGTGGCCTATttggagagaaagagaaggatcAAGATTACTCCTTTTAATCAATTGACAAACGCCAAGATCCTCCATTGATGCCACCACAAGACCTTTTTTCTCTTCCGCTGTGGCTTTAGGCCTTTTGTGACTGGCTCTGTGCCCGCCTAATGCTTGGAATGATGGGAAACTCCGGTTACAAGTTTTGCATTCGTATACAAAGAAACCTGCCTTGTTAATAGTTGGTGTGGACATGTCTGATTTTCGAGCTCTAAATTTCTCCACTTTACCGcttttgttttcatgaatttGCTTTGGACGGTCACCTTGTGCTAGTAGAATCAAGCAATTAGccatatcttcttcttcttctgtcctCTCAGAAACCTCACTAGAAGTTGTAGGGGAGGAAATTGAACCATGCTCCTCTATAAGCACTCCTCTCTCTCCTCCGCCATCACCGCCACCATAACCACTTGATGAGCTAGAGGTCATCACCATATACGGGGACGATGACCTTTGGCGCTTGGTGCGTTTGCCTTTAATGATCTGAGTAAGATCATTAGACCCCACGAAATCATCTTGAGCTTCAATATCCATCCCCAAAGACCTTATGTGAAATACAGTATGAGAGATGCGATATGCCCAAGTGacctaacaaattaagaaggGCTTGTAGAgagtgaaagaagaaaaaaccaaaaagagaaGAGTACTGAAATAGAGAGTAATGAGGGAAGTTAAGGTGgggtttgttatatatatacaatagtGAAGGGTAACATGGTGTTAATTTGTTgcttggtgtgtgtgtgtgtgtgtatatatatatatatatatatatatagagagagagagagagagagagagagactgtaGTGAAAGAAAAGATGTTTACAAAGCTGTATAGAGTTGCCACAAATTTTAGTCTACAGCAACCCACACACAAGGAACCAAAATCT of the Populus nigra chromosome 7, ddPopNigr1.1, whole genome shotgun sequence genome contains:
- the LOC133698260 gene encoding zinc finger protein ZAT5-like; the protein is MDIEAQDDFVGSNDLTQIIKGKRTKRQRSSSPYMVMTSSSSSGYGGGDGGGERGVLIEEHGSISSPTTSSEVSERTEEEEDMANCLILLAQGDRPKQIHENKSGKVEKFRARKSDMSTPTINKAGFFVYECKTCNRSFPSFQALGGHRASHKRPKATAEEKKGLVVASMEDLGVCQLIKRSNLDPSLSLQIGHNNNNVNKGFQGNKAKTHECSICGSEFMSGQALGGHMRRHRANTGNQAGMITTDSSSATAESNIHGDHHQIKPKNILALDLNLPAPEDDHHLRESNFQFTSTRQALVFSATALVDCHY